From Montipora foliosa isolate CH-2021 chromosome 6, ASM3666993v2, whole genome shotgun sequence, a single genomic window includes:
- the LOC138006355 gene encoding adrenocorticotropic hormone receptor-like, with amino-acid sequence MNNPVTAKITSTIMTSDPNHDFYLSVIDDPALWLTLSAVGFILATAIIVGNSFLLFTTYKNPRRSLRSPPSFLIANLGASDLFLGIFTAFLAALRDAYRYEKLHMPYVSVFRAIMYTVLTTTLFVSCYTMIAMSTACYVAINKPMDYKNIITKGRVKIFILVLWIISMSTCVLPATSIPEKTYTLIYLHTHASLPAIILTVIYVNVFRSLVKRKRELQLRGVVSADNSAYLLERERKMSVTIITILAIFYLSYMPQYVTLHLLHFCSSCQQSVTFHKIDVVFSRFLFINSAINPFIYAWKLPRYRRAFGDCVKILLNKPRKPVTNRSVSLGSRRIGQSVKEHPLREVELANLSKVFEESDQTKGLSDSSRI; translated from the coding sequence ATGAATAATCCTGTAACAGCTAAAATTACGTCAACGATAATGACTTCAGACCCAAACCACGATTTCTACCTCTCGGTGATAGATGACCCTGCTTTATGGTTAACTTTATCTGCGGTAGGATTTATCTTGGCCACTGCTATCATCGTTGGAAATTCATTTCTGCTCTTCACGACTTACAAGAATCCTCGACGATCGCTTCGTTCCCCGCCATCTTTTCTCATCGCCAATTTAGGAGCATCAGATTTGTTTCTCGGAATCTTTACGGCTTTTCTTGCGGCTTTACGAGACGCGTATCGCTATGAGAAGTTACACATGCCGTATGTTTCGGTATTCAGGGCAATCATGTACACCGTGTTGACCACAACTCTATTCGTCAGCTGTTATACGATGATAGCCATGTCTACTGCCTGTTACGTGGCCATTAACAAGCCAATGGACTACAAAAATATCATCACCAAAGGAAGAGTCAAAATCTTTATCTTAGTTTTATGGATAATATCTATGTCGACCTGCGTTCTTCCAGCGACGAGTATACCTGAAAAGACTTACACCTTGATATATCTTCACACTCATGCTTCATTGCCTGCTATAATATTGACGGTAATATATGTAAATGTGTTTCGTTCTCTTGTAAAACGCAAACGCGAGCTTCAACTTCGTGGGGTGGTTTCTGCAGACAACAGCGCATATCTGCTGGAACGAGAACGAAAAATGTCTGTTACAATTATCACAATCTTGGCCATATTTTATTTGTCATACATGCCCCAATACGTGACACTCCACTTGCTTCACTTCTGCTCATCTTGCCAGCAGTCGGTGACTTTCCACAAAATCGATGTAGTCTTCTCTCGGTTTCTTTTCATAAATTCAGCGATAAACCCGTTCATCTACGCCTGGAAACTTCCAAGGTACCGACGAGCCTTTGGCGACTGCGTTAAGATACTCCTGAATAAACCGAGAAAACCAGTAACAAACAGATCAGTGTCACTTGGAAGTCGAAGAATTGGACAATCAGTCAAAGAACATCCGTTAAGGGAAGTTGAACTTGCTAATTTGAGCAAAGTGTTTGAGGAAAGCGACCAAACCAAGGGATTAAGTGACTCGTCAAGAATTTAA